Proteins encoded together in one Neobacillus sp. FSL H8-0543 window:
- a CDS encoding RNA polymerase sigma factor, which yields MVVSDLYESLKDDLHRFSRSIARHEQEANDLVQDAMVKVLGEEQLLHLPDYKQRAWFFRVIKNKLIDERRKEKRLTDWEEDFDFSIQEVASNHLEITELLAHLPQESSDLIFKKYWLGLSSQEISKQLDIPASTVRYKLHLAIKKLRKILEEEK from the coding sequence ATGGTAGTAAGTGATTTGTATGAAAGCTTAAAGGATGATCTTCACCGCTTTTCCCGGTCCATCGCGCGCCACGAACAGGAAGCGAATGACCTTGTGCAGGATGCGATGGTAAAGGTATTAGGGGAAGAACAGCTCCTTCATTTACCAGATTACAAGCAGCGGGCATGGTTCTTTCGCGTCATCAAAAATAAGCTGATTGATGAAAGGAGAAAGGAAAAACGTCTGACCGATTGGGAGGAGGATTTCGATTTTTCCATTCAAGAGGTTGCCTCGAATCATCTCGAAATAACCGAATTGTTAGCACATTTGCCGCAGGAATCGAGTGATCTAATTTTTAAAAAGTATTGGTTAGGGCTATCGAGTCAGGAAATCAGCAAGCAACTAGACATACCTGCCTCGACGGTGCGTTATAAACTGCATCTTGCCATAAAAAAATTAAGAAAGATCCTAGAGGAGGAAAAATGA
- a CDS encoding alpha/beta hydrolase: MDLHYQESGDKNASLMVFLHGGGVSSWMWDKQIQYFSHYHCIAIDLPEQGQSNNTEKFSIRYSAEKVIDVIEKIANKKEVIVIGFSLGAQVTIQMMGMKPNLINYAIINSALVRPSIFAKRLISPSIKLTFPLIKYKSFSKLQAKTLYIDKEYFGTYYKESTQMKSDTLIRILEENMSFEIPKYFNTANGKILVTVGEREKAIMKKSAKDIVSNNSNCIGIMIPNVGHGISLVNPNYFNQMIEKWIQVGVLPLEAITIT, encoded by the coding sequence ACACGGCGGTGGAGTGAGCAGTTGGATGTGGGATAAACAAATCCAATACTTCAGCCATTATCATTGCATTGCCATAGATTTACCAGAACAAGGTCAAAGTAATAATACGGAAAAATTTTCAATTAGATATAGTGCAGAAAAGGTAATTGATGTAATAGAGAAAATAGCAAATAAAAAAGAAGTAATCGTTATTGGATTTTCATTAGGGGCACAAGTAACGATTCAAATGATGGGCATGAAACCAAATTTGATTAATTATGCAATTATTAATAGTGCATTAGTTAGACCAAGTATATTTGCAAAAAGGTTGATTAGTCCTTCAATTAAATTAACCTTTCCATTGATTAAATATAAATCATTTTCTAAACTTCAAGCAAAAACACTTTATATAGATAAAGAATATTTTGGTACTTATTATAAGGAAAGCACTCAAATGAAATCAGATACACTGATTAGAATATTAGAAGAAAATATGTCATTTGAAATACCCAAATATTTTAATACCGCGAATGGAAAGATATTAGTTACTGTCGGTGAAAGAGAAAAAGCGATAATGAAAAAATCAGCAAAAGATATAGTTTCAAATAATTCGAATTGTATAGGAATAATGATTCCTAACGTTGGTCATGGAATATCTTTGGTGAATCCTAATTATTTTAACCAAATGATAGAAAAGTGGATACAGGTAGGTGTATTGCCTCTAGAGGCAATAACAATAACTTGA